In Candidatus Gastranaerophilales bacterium, a single genomic region encodes these proteins:
- a CDS encoding M48 family metallopeptidase, with the protein MKKILSILCLMGVFSCLNLAVNTAFSATTTSTTTTNWDSAASLKRVNTIGTKILTANKLPVNVTFKVSDNEEANAYANFDKEIYVYKGMLQQVQNDDELAAIIAHEIGHIANGHISRQSIVNSALNSISPTTSSEKAATTLAVAKELSSLKFSRNDEYEADLTGVDLMVGAGYNPLGMISVLNKICGNYFDVLQTHPSGENRLMNIFDYANYNYPKIVKANYRTDSYQKALNVIYANLKIRNASPKKLKAAEKKQKKLKTAKLKRARKMATGSNGWDTSFTVLQVLSTGGSTASSSSSN; encoded by the coding sequence ATGAAAAAAATATTAAGCATTTTGTGTTTAATGGGTGTTTTTTCTTGCCTAAACCTTGCTGTAAACACAGCCTTTAGTGCAACGACCACCTCAACCACAACGACGAATTGGGACTCAGCTGCAAGTCTTAAAAGAGTAAATACAATAGGAACCAAAATTTTAACAGCAAACAAACTTCCTGTTAACGTAACATTTAAAGTTTCTGACAATGAGGAAGCTAACGCATACGCAAATTTTGATAAAGAAATTTATGTTTATAAAGGAATGCTTCAACAAGTGCAAAATGATGACGAACTAGCCGCAATAATTGCACATGAAATCGGGCATATCGCTAATGGTCACATTTCAAGACAAAGTATCGTGAATTCAGCACTAAATTCAATAAGCCCAACTACATCAAGCGAAAAAGCAGCTACAACTTTAGCTGTCGCAAAAGAACTTTCTTCTTTAAAATTCAGCAGAAATGATGAGTATGAAGCAGATTTAACAGGTGTAGATTTAATGGTCGGAGCAGGATACAACCCGCTTGGAATGATTTCTGTTTTAAACAAAATTTGCGGAAATTATTTTGACGTCCTCCAAACTCATCCATCAGGTGAAAATCGTTTGATGAATATTTTTGACTATGCAAATTATAACTATCCTAAAATTGTTAAAGCCAACTACAGAACTGATTCTTACCAAAAAGCGTTGAACGTGATATATGCTAATTTAAAAATCAGAAATGCAAGTCCTAAAAAACTTAAAGCGGCAGAAAAAAAACAAAAGAAACTTAAAACTGCAAAACTAAAAAGAGCAAGAAAAATGGCAACCGGAAGCAACGGTTGGGATACATCTTTTACTGTTCTCCAAGTTCTATCAACTGGCGGAAGCACCGCTAGCTCAAGTAGTTCTAACTAA
- a CDS encoding metallophosphoesterase, translated as MKIDKFFTPQPVYDKNDTQLNVFYFNDLHGDVHRLGNLAKAHDSFERQSDASKLTVTSGDFLYGQNKKRNNLVLEILHKIKTDFVTLGNHEFDSGTDKLSNYLENASFETVCANIKLQENNNLKKRIKDKKLVKSSVCMKNGKRFGVIGVAPNNESISAKDKNNNATKALSTQETIDSINEEAKQLEEQGINKIILLSHMGYEADKKIAQETEGVDVIIGGHSHDEINGVGTHNLFQSKRNEPVIITQAGKNNHKVGFLDVVFNSEGILKTSQIKNRITNVVNWEKRQDVADLTKEKLGHNEKLAQVTNPYVPQSEAEEREQENPIADILTDAMLWASKGKADIALLNSGTLHGGFDEVVTTHDVVYNNLPYSDDILLVDIDEKTLVDMLDISAQSVYDNLAGSDLLQTSGMQYVVSRDGVQHIKLNNGRVIDPQNPSDKKVSLAVNRYLFQSDYTSELLEPVFEDAVIIGDLQNDLMNYMKKKQVLTIEKDDRIRVL; from the coding sequence ATGAAAATAGATAAGTTTTTTACACCGCAGCCCGTATATGATAAAAACGACACGCAGTTGAATGTATTCTATTTTAATGACCTGCATGGCGATGTTCACCGTCTTGGCAATTTGGCTAAGGCTCATGATAGTTTTGAACGTCAAAGCGATGCTTCAAAATTAACTGTTACATCAGGTGATTTTTTGTATGGACAAAATAAAAAACGAAATAACCTTGTTCTTGAAATTTTACACAAAATAAAAACAGATTTTGTGACTCTCGGAAATCATGAATTTGACAGTGGAACAGATAAACTTTCAAATTATCTTGAAAATGCCTCCTTTGAAACTGTTTGTGCGAACATAAAACTCCAAGAAAATAATAATTTGAAAAAGAGAATAAAAGACAAAAAACTTGTTAAATCCTCAGTTTGCATGAAAAACGGCAAAAGATTTGGCGTAATCGGTGTTGCTCCAAACAATGAATCTATAAGTGCAAAAGACAAAAATAATAATGCTACAAAAGCTTTGAGCACACAAGAAACCATAGACTCCATTAACGAAGAAGCAAAACAACTTGAAGAACAAGGAATTAACAAAATTATTTTGCTATCTCACATGGGCTACGAAGCTGACAAAAAAATAGCCCAAGAAACAGAAGGCGTCGATGTTATAATCGGTGGTCATAGCCATGATGAAATTAATGGCGTTGGTACGCATAATTTGTTCCAATCTAAAAGAAACGAACCTGTCATTATTACTCAGGCAGGCAAAAACAACCACAAAGTCGGTTTCCTTGATGTTGTTTTTAATTCAGAAGGAATATTGAAGACCTCTCAAATAAAAAACAGAATAACAAATGTTGTAAATTGGGAAAAAAGACAAGATGTCGCTGATTTGACAAAAGAAAAATTAGGGCATAACGAAAAATTAGCTCAGGTTACAAATCCTTATGTTCCTCAATCTGAAGCAGAAGAACGTGAACAGGAAAACCCTATTGCAGATATTTTAACTGATGCGATGCTTTGGGCGTCTAAAGGAAAAGCCGATATCGCACTTTTGAATTCAGGAACACTCCATGGTGGCTTCGATGAAGTCGTTACAACCCATGACGTTGTTTATAATAATCTTCCTTATTCTGATGATATTTTACTAGTCGACATTGATGAAAAAACTTTGGTCGATATGCTCGATATTTCAGCTCAATCGGTCTATGATAATTTGGCAGGCTCTGATTTGCTTCAAACTTCCGGCATGCAATATGTCGTGTCACGTGATGGAGTTCAACATATAAAATTAAACAACGGCAGAGTTATCGACCCACAAAATCCTTCCGATAAAAAAGTTTCTTTGGCTGTAAATCGTTATCTATTCCAAAGTGATTACACTTCTGAATTGTTGGAACCTGTTTTTGAAGATGCTGTTATCATTGGCGATTTGCAAAATGATTTGATGAATTACATGAAGAAAAAACAAGTTCTTACAATAGAAAAAGATGATAGAATCAGAGTTTTATAA